Genomic DNA from Pelosinus sp. UFO1:
CAATTTATTTTTTGCGAAGATCTTACTTTGAAATATAAACCATACTGCATAGCAAAGGATTCTGCCGGCAGACAGTGCCAGTTTCCATCTTGACCTTTCGAGTATCGATTAGGCTGTTCAATAGATAATTTCACTAATTCTTCTTCTGTCTTACACTCTTCAAATCCAGCTGAATCAGATCGAATTACAAAAAAATCCGGTGTATATAAGATGCCAACATTTTTACCTTTGAGAGATTTATAATTTAGTTTAATTGTAGTCGGCTGATCATAATATTCCAGAACACTTTTATTCTGCTCCAGCTCAAGTACAATCGGTAACTCAACACGATGGCTTTCGAATTGAATCGTTACTCCCATTTTCCGGCTGCAATACCTTCCACTTACGTTGGAAGCATTTGATGTAACCCTCCTCACTGGATTTGAGTTTCGAATATTCTCAATAAGGGCTTTTGTTCGTTCTGGTATCCTTAAATCATGGCACCATAAATCAAATCCTATCTTATCGAACACGCTTCCACTTCCTATTAATTAGTAGATACCAAGGCTTTCCACACACTTTGAATATTTTTTCTTCTTAAAGCAGCCCTATATGGCATCGCATTTTCAACAGCTCTTCTGCTTGGATAAATTCCAATGGAATATAAGCGTAATACGGTTTGAGTAATTTTCTTTTTCGCAAGGTCTAATCTTTCCTCAGCCTGTTGTCTTTGATAGTCTCTATTCTTTTGAATTATCACTTCACATAATTCAGGAAAATATGATTTAAGAATTTTAGTATCTACGTTTAGCCTACGCGCAGTTTCCTTCAGTGGTAAAGGTGTATTTTCTATATCTGATAAAATCTCATTTAATTGCTGCTGAAGAAACTCTTTATCTAGTTTTCTTCTTTCTTGTTTTTGATTTTCGTCTGAAGAAGGACGGCTTACGAAAACTTCTTTAAATACAAGAGGCTCTCCTGAGAATATATCCATTACTGATACTCCTGAAATCTTGCAAATATGTGCTAATGATTCAATCGGCGGCAGATTCTTTCCTTTTACCCATCCCCACACGGTTGATTTGGGCTTGCATAGAATTCTGGAATATTCCGCTATATTACCTCCAGTAGTATGATTAATACATGTTTCAATAAAGTTTCTGATGGTATTTGGCTTTATATCTATTGATATGGTCGGAAATTCTGCAATTGTTTTAGCAATTTCTTGTGCAATTATATAAGATAACTCATCACTGTTTATTATTAAAACGTCTGATACAGTTGTCCCCAACCAGCATCTACATTTTGAACAATGCCCTGGTTTTGAACGGCGCTCTAATATAGGAATCGTTTGGTTGCAACTTGGACAATATTCCTGCAATAATACACCATGATCTATGCAAACGGAAACAGGTTGAAGCGCCCACAAAAGAGGTTCATATATGGTTTGATTATTATCTTTCCATTCCTTAAGGCAAAATGGGCACCAAGCCTTTTTATTCCGACACAAGTTCCTGTCAGGTATTACATTGGACAGCAGCATCATTGTAAGGTGATGCAGATCTGAACATAACGTAAGCTCTTCCAATGCCTCTACAAAATCCCGTGCGGCATTTCCAATTCCATTCAACATTGAGGCATTTTCGTAAAAGCGTGTTCCACCATCCGCGGCAATGTTGGTTAAGTATGGTTTTTTCAGTATTGGTGTCATTTCTTTAGCAATTAATTCACCAGTAGTCATACAATGAGCTTCTGCTAAACGAGCAATGTAACTGGTCAAGCTCTCTGAAAGATATGTCCCAACATTAATGGGTTTCAAATGGAACAATCGACTTCGGCTAGAAAGCAATCCAATAAAGTTGTCCATAGATACCTCCACGAAAATATTCCTATATTAAAAGATTTTGCTAATCTAAAAATTTTTATACGGCAATGGTTTGTATAGTTTTTATCCAACTCATACTCACAAATAATTATTTAAAACTTGATATAATGTATCGTTGGCTTTTTCCCCGTTTTACATGTTAAATCTATAACATATTTTTTCTAGTATTTACTATACATGTAATGACTTGTATAAATTTTATCCAACGCCTAAATATATAATTCTGCCAGTTAGTAAGAATTTGTACGACCAATACACTAACTACAATGATTCCTCTACCTGGAAAAATATTATTGTTTATCTCGGTAGTGTATATACATACTGCTTTCCGAAACTATCAATTACTTCTCGTCTATAGATAACCCTAAACTCATATAGTTTTCTAAGCCTTGTACTTGCAGTACTTAATACTAAATTCTTAGTTTCAGATAACTGTCTCGCAGTTACCTCTTTGTTTATCAGGCATACGTCAAAAGCCTCAAGTAAATTGGCTTCCATTTTGCCAACTATTTCGTATTTATCATTATGAAAACATAAAACAGGAATGCGTAGTCCATCAACTTCCCAAGACTTAATCAGTCTGGTCAAGTTTTCGAAAACCCATATATCCACATTTGATACAAATATCATAGAATCAGGATAGCTATCTAAAATTAAACGCTGAAACCCCAATACAAACTCATCTAAAAATGATGTATCAGTAGCCTGTATTCCAGCAAGGCTTAATTCAATCACATCACCAGCATTAATTTTATCTAACTTCTTCAGTGCTAAAAGATAAAATTGCTCCCCAACTGGACGAGTAGCTAATGTTTTTCCTGACAAACCTAATTCACATGCTATTTCGTTTAACTCAAGCTTTCTAATCATAGCTACCTACCCTTTGGATATATTTAATACAAGTCCTATTTATAGATTATATTATGTTTCCATTTTTGTCAATCAGTTGCAGGACTTATTATTTTTATGAAGTAGTACTTATTATAACGGTTTTGGGAGTGAATACTTTGCATAATAAAATAACAAACTATAGCCCCGAAAACAATACAATAATAGTAACCAACTTAAGTGATTGGCGTGAAATTGATATATTATGGCATGCTTCTGATCGAATTGAAATCGGCAATATCTGCACATTAGATATGTATAATATAAGTTCACTAAATCCTCAAGCCATTGTAATGCTATTTATGCTGTGCAAAAAAATAAAAATGCAATCTGGTTCTGAGGTTTTCCTTGATAATTTGACACCTCAAATAGATGGCTATCTGCGCCGAGTTAATTTTTTCGACTATGAAGTTGCCACTTCCAAAGGCGAATCTATTGAATTTAGCAAAAATCCACTTTCTAAGAACTTACTTGAGCTCACGAAGGTGGATTCTTTAATGCAAATTAATAAACTGGGCGATTGGTTTTATGATAATTTTGAACATTGGTTTCCCGATAAATCCCAATCAATGTACCGACAGCTCTCTTTCGAAGCAATTAACGAGTTGTGTAGTAACAGCGTAGAACATAGTGCCTTTGAAAATAACGGTGAAGGTTATTTTATCTTACAAAAGTACTTCGATTTTGCTGGTAAAACAAACGTTATTATGTCCGTCGGAGATTGTGGGATTGGTGTTCGCAACCACTTGATCAGAAAATATCCTGAGTTATCTTCCAGTGATGAGGCTCATGTGCTATTCGAGGCCCTTTCTGGAAAAAGTGGTAGATTAAGAACCGGCGGTGGCCGTGGTCTAAAATCTATTTGCAATCTTACTAGAGATTATGGCGGATATTTTGTTATTCGTTCGGGATATGGGCTAGTCCTTATACAGAATGGTACTGTTTTTTCTGAGATATATTCATATCCTCTTCCTGGCACTCAGTGTGCATTTTGCCTGCGAATCAATAATCCAATGCCCTAATAAAGAACTGGGTCTGCAGAGGAGTGTAAATCCTCTGTAGACCCAGTTTTAACAAAAATATTATACCTCCAGCGAATCCAAAATGCGGATTATTTCTTCTTACTAAATGATTAAATATCGTTTTTATTCTAAATACTTTTTTAATATGATTTCTTTTTCTTCATTGATACCAAATAATCTTACTTCTATCTGCTCTATTTCAGCTTCAAGCATTTTTATTTGAGAAACGATTTTCTGCTGTTCAGAAATAGGTGGCATTGGAACTTTGATTGACATAAAATCACTTACCCTTAATCTTGGTAAACTTGTTCCTTGCATTAAAGCAGATGATTGGTTTACAAAATTTTTACTCAATATAATTTGTTTTAACAATATTGGTTGTTGGGTTTTGAGGACTAAAATATCAGTAGAGCATACCCCATCAAATTCAGCAACCCAAACTTTATTTAGGTATGGGCGTAATTTCCCATATAAAATATCTCCTTTTCTAAAAACAAATTTTGTGCTTTGTATATTGAGAGCAATAGTAGGATTAAAATCAATACATTTTCCCGTATTGCTCTCAATATTTTCCAATCCAATGTAGTTTAAAGTTTCACTTGGATTGTTTTGCGGGTCTATTTTATCATTTGAAATTGAGCAGATCTCCATGATTACTTTTTCCTCAATAAAAGATCCTAAAATATTTTCAATTTTCTTTTTTAAAGCATCAATTTTTTCTTTATCTTCTTTGTCTTTCTTTTCAATTGCTTCAATTTCTCCTATGATTTTTTCTTGTATATCCTTAGGCGGCAATGGGATTATAAAATTTTTAATTATATCCTGAGATATATTTAAACGAGCTACCCCACTTCGCAAACTTAGAAAATTGTCTAATTGAGTTCTTAAATAATTGTAGAGATACAGCGGCAAAACATGCTCACTTGGTAATATCCCACATATTGCCTGATTTGTGGTAGCCTCAATTCCCAAAACACCAACTTGTCCAGCAGTTGCTCCATACATTGCCACTAAAACCGTATCTTTAGGAAATAATTTAGCAGACGAATTATCTACCCCTAATGGTGTTATTTTTTTTTCCGTTTCATAAATAATGCCCTGACGTACTTCACCACTGTTTACCCAAGGAATAGTACCATTTGTGTAATATTTAGATATAGATTTTAATGGAGTACCACCTGAACTTGTTTCACAAATCTGACTAATTTTAGTCAGATTCCACTTACTTTTAACATCTATTTTTTTTATGTTCAACGAAATATTTTTTTCAAACAACATTTTACTAAAATCCAGCAATTGGACCGTATCAATAGAAAAAATATTTTCATTTAGTGATTTATGTATATCCAATTTCTCCCCTAGGAACGCCCTATAAACATAACTATTTGCTTTCTCTGGATTTAGAGGATTCGTCTCATCATATAGCCTTGTTGTAGCCTTCCCGTTTTCAT
This window encodes:
- a CDS encoding TniQ family protein, whose translation is MDNFIGLLSSRSRLFHLKPINVGTYLSESLTSYIARLAEAHCMTTGELIAKEMTPILKKPYLTNIAADGGTRFYENASMLNGIGNAARDFVEALEELTLCSDLHHLTMMLLSNVIPDRNLCRNKKAWCPFCLKEWKDNNQTIYEPLLWALQPVSVCIDHGVLLQEYCPSCNQTIPILERRSKPGHCSKCRCWLGTTVSDVLIINSDELSYIIAQEIAKTIAEFPTISIDIKPNTIRNFIETCINHTTGGNIAEYSRILCKPKSTVWGWVKGKNLPPIESLAHICKISGVSVMDIFSGEPLVFKEVFVSRPSSDENQKQERRKLDKEFLQQQLNEILSDIENTPLPLKETARRLNVDTKILKSYFPELCEVIIQKNRDYQRQQAEERLDLAKKKITQTVLRLYSIGIYPSRRAVENAMPYRAALRRKNIQSVWKALVSTN